Proteins co-encoded in one Bombus pyrosoma isolate SC7728 linkage group LG4, ASM1482585v1, whole genome shotgun sequence genomic window:
- the LOC122566498 gene encoding apoptotic chromatin condensation inducer in the nucleus isoform X1, translating into MRRKSERNKAKAGSPEKEVERVTRKSTRKSAKQASSTSLEQENAEETTKSLSNKITEKKSAHIQKKEVEQLEEQNEKVLSIEADVKTKSQEDEEDNNSGSIWKVSRSDASPGEIQRLKLSRQHNTTEGLSDTSLNRKKSNKWQESGEGVAEEVDSADKQLVSSTRVPSSTEQPNDPSSSYPGQDSNEEVSDSKEILPETTSANLSDDKPNIDQQGESNEANYSNENADSKPIKSTSTTILAPSSNGNHSSEETNIMPKEEKSVEDTSEKTVEAFNKETSVENTQRDSSSDEEEDKKEKVRELNSSSESNDEIHTKSNRTGGRIQSASRRKHRTKYRDSSNSDTPDSEDEPSIKRDLEIDVCMQEEKISTEDSHEQKDHTESPKVRNNFLLNNMEMEIEHCEANKQKLDNLVDKSEYTVSATTQLVTYKPVKVNLKRSFSSRMLTEKNDVKKEDTDANANNEASAPNKENHDSTEPDSKCIPRKRRWGTALSTDTAPSFSISTDSLKALVPGARPLSINEVRLSKDDDEDRDRYRVSEKWHNSNEGINDNKSGDENIMQKNGATKKGDPKIDNHIAARRKISIVKEVPHVKSPSPPATKPTNILLIKNLVRPFTLNQIKELLSRTGTIVENGFWMDRIKSKCFVEYANEDQAFETRQALHGISWPVSNPKRLHVEYATKDDMELARELSKDQSIPRKTEPLVPSDSWQQDWNREERTNTKVMVVREWDLGKEDGQQHIKEKEREKKEHDKKRRQRSRSPAVEAHLPAPARKFKKKEDEPPPAKLLDDLFRKTKATPCIYWLPLTNEQIVVKEEMRRQHMAEHARRLEEMRRAERNNRDGRRRRSPRK; encoded by the exons ATGAGACGCaaaagtgaaagaaacaaagcaaAAGCAGGGTCTCCAGAGAAAGAGGTTGAACGAGTAACACGAAAGTCAACTCGAAAAAGTGCGAAACAAGCATCTTCAACATCCTTAGAGCAAGAGAATGCTGAGGAAACAACAAAAAGTTTGAGCAATAAAATCACGGAAAAAAAATCAGCACACATACAGAAAAAGGAAGTGGAACAATTagaagaacaaaatgaaaaggTTTTGTCTATTGAAGCAGATGTTAAGACCAAATCgcaagaagatgaagaagacaACAATTCTGGATCAATCTGGAAAGTGTCAAGATCCGATGCATCACCTGGCGAGATACAGAGATTAAAATTATCTAGACAGCATAACACAACAGAAGGGTTATCTGATACTTCtttaaataggaaaaaatcGAACAAGTGGCAGGAAAGTGGTGAGGGAGTTGCAGAGGAGGTTGACTCGGCAGACAAGCAACTGGTTTCTTCTACAAGAGTACCCAGTAGCACTGAACAGCCGAACGATCCCTCCTCTTCATACCCAGGTCAGGACTCCAACGAAGAGGTAAGTGATAGCAAGGAGATCCTGCCTGAAACCACTTCAGCCAACTTGTCTGACGATAAACCAAACATAGATCAGCAAGGTGAATCAAATGAGGCAAATTACTCCAACGAAAACGCTGATAGTAAACCCATTAAGTCGACTAGTACAACTATATTGGCTCCTAGTTCAAATGGTAATCATTCATCCGAGGAGACAAACATTATGCCCAAGGAAGAAAAATCTGTGGAAGATACTAGTGAAAAGACAGTGGAAGcatttaataaagaaactaGCGTTGAAAACACTCAAAGAGATTCAAGCAGTGACgaggaagaagataaaaaggaaaaagttcgTGAGCTAAATTCATCATCTGAATCAAATGATGAAATTCATACTAAGAGTAATAGAACTGGTGGCAGGATACAAAGTGCCAGTCGCAGAAAACATCGAACTAAATATCGAGATTCATCTAATTCTGATACACCAGATTCTGAGGATGAACCTTCTATTAAAAGAGATCTTGAAATTGATGTATGTAtgcaagaagagaaaataagtACAGAGGATTCCCACGAACAGAAAGATCATACTGAGTCACCAAAAGtaaggaataattttttattaaataacatgGAAATGGAAATAGAACATTGTGAAGCAAATAAACAGAAGTTAGACAATCTGGTTGATAAATCGGAATATACTGTATCGGCAACAACTCAATTGGTGACTTACAAACCAgtgaaagtaaatttaaaaagatcatT ttCTTCGAGAATGTTAACAGAAAAGAATgatgttaaaaaagaagatactGATGCAAATGCAAATAATGAAGCAAGTGCTCCAAATAAG GAAAATCACGACAGCACCGAACCAGATTCCAAATGTATTCCAAGAAAGCGTCGATGGGGTACTGCATTATCTACTGACACCGCACCttcgttttcaatttctacGGATTCActtaaa GCGTTGGTGCCAGGAGCAAGACCATTGTCGATAAATGAGGTTCGTCTTTCAAAAGATGACGATGAAGACAGGGATCGTTATCGAGTTAGCGAAAAGTGGCACAATTCTAATGAAGgaataaacgataataaatccGGTGACGAAAACATCATGCAAAAGAATGGTGCAACAAAAAAGGGAGACCCAAAAATAGATAATCATATAG CAGCAAGACGTAAGATATCGATTGTTAAAGAAGTGCCACATGTGAAATCTCCAAGTCCACCTGCTACAAAGCCCACAAATATCCTTCTGATCAAAAACTTGGTTCGTCCGTTCACTTTGAATCAAATTAAAGAACTTCTGTCGCGTACTGGCACAATTGTCGAAAATGGATTTTGGATGGATCGAATTAAATCCAAGTGTTTTGTAGAG TATGCTAACGAAGACCAGGCATTTGAGACGAGGCAAGCGTTACATGGTATATCCTGGCCAGTTTCAAACCCAAAGAGGCTTCATGTTGAGTATGCAACCAAAGATGACATGGAATTAGCACGCGAATTATCAAAGGATCAGTCCATCCCAAGAAAAACCGAACCTCTCGTACCGTCCGATTCATGGCAGCAGGATTGGAATcgcgaagaaagaacgaataCAAAg GTGATGGTAGTTCGAGAATGGGATCTTGGTAAAGAAGATGGACAGCAgcatataaaagaaaaagaacgtgaaaagaaagaacatgATAAAAAGAGGCGTCAGAGGAGTCGGAGTCCTGCAGTGGAAGCACACCTTCCAGCTCCAGctcgtaaatttaaaaagaaagaagatgagCCACCACCGGCTAAGCTTTTAGATGATCTCTTTAGAAAAACGAAAGCAACGCCATGCATATACTGGTTACCACTCACAAATGAACAG ATAgtcgtaaaagaagaaatgagaaGGCAACACATGGCAGAACATGCACGCAGATTAGAAGAGATGAGACGCGCTGAAAGAAACAACAGGGACGGTCGTCGCCGTCGCAGCCCAAGAAAATAG
- the LOC122566498 gene encoding apoptotic chromatin condensation inducer in the nucleus isoform X2: MRRKSERNKAKAGSPEKEVERVTRKSTRKSAKQASSTSLEQENAEETTKSLSNKITEKKSAHIQKKEVEQLEEQNEKVLSIEADVKTKSQEDEEDNNSGSIWKVSRSDASPGEIQRLKLSRQHNTTEGLSDTSLNRKKSNKWQESGEGVAEEVDSADKQLVSSTRVPSSTEQPNDPSSSYPGQDSNEEVSDSKEILPETTSANLSDDKPNIDQQGESNEANYSNENADSKPIKSTSTTILAPSSNGNHSSEETNIMPKEEKSVEDTSEKTVEAFNKETSVENTQRDSSSDEEEDKKEKVRELNSSSESNDEIHTKSNRTGGRIQSASRRKHRTKYRDSSNSDTPDSEDEPSIKRDLEIDVCMQEEKISTEDSHEQKDHTESPKVRNNFLLNNMEMEIEHCEANKQKLDNLVDKSEYTVSATTQLVTYKPVKVNLKRSFSSRMLTEKNDVKKEDTDANANNEASAPNKENHDSTEPDSKCIPRKRRWGTALSTDTAPSFSISTDSLKALVPGARPLSINEVRLSKDDDEDRDRYRVSEKWHNSNEGINDNKSGDENIMQKNGATKKGDPKIDNHIARRKISIVKEVPHVKSPSPPATKPTNILLIKNLVRPFTLNQIKELLSRTGTIVENGFWMDRIKSKCFVEYANEDQAFETRQALHGISWPVSNPKRLHVEYATKDDMELARELSKDQSIPRKTEPLVPSDSWQQDWNREERTNTKVMVVREWDLGKEDGQQHIKEKEREKKEHDKKRRQRSRSPAVEAHLPAPARKFKKKEDEPPPAKLLDDLFRKTKATPCIYWLPLTNEQIVVKEEMRRQHMAEHARRLEEMRRAERNNRDGRRRRSPRK; encoded by the exons ATGAGACGCaaaagtgaaagaaacaaagcaaAAGCAGGGTCTCCAGAGAAAGAGGTTGAACGAGTAACACGAAAGTCAACTCGAAAAAGTGCGAAACAAGCATCTTCAACATCCTTAGAGCAAGAGAATGCTGAGGAAACAACAAAAAGTTTGAGCAATAAAATCACGGAAAAAAAATCAGCACACATACAGAAAAAGGAAGTGGAACAATTagaagaacaaaatgaaaaggTTTTGTCTATTGAAGCAGATGTTAAGACCAAATCgcaagaagatgaagaagacaACAATTCTGGATCAATCTGGAAAGTGTCAAGATCCGATGCATCACCTGGCGAGATACAGAGATTAAAATTATCTAGACAGCATAACACAACAGAAGGGTTATCTGATACTTCtttaaataggaaaaaatcGAACAAGTGGCAGGAAAGTGGTGAGGGAGTTGCAGAGGAGGTTGACTCGGCAGACAAGCAACTGGTTTCTTCTACAAGAGTACCCAGTAGCACTGAACAGCCGAACGATCCCTCCTCTTCATACCCAGGTCAGGACTCCAACGAAGAGGTAAGTGATAGCAAGGAGATCCTGCCTGAAACCACTTCAGCCAACTTGTCTGACGATAAACCAAACATAGATCAGCAAGGTGAATCAAATGAGGCAAATTACTCCAACGAAAACGCTGATAGTAAACCCATTAAGTCGACTAGTACAACTATATTGGCTCCTAGTTCAAATGGTAATCATTCATCCGAGGAGACAAACATTATGCCCAAGGAAGAAAAATCTGTGGAAGATACTAGTGAAAAGACAGTGGAAGcatttaataaagaaactaGCGTTGAAAACACTCAAAGAGATTCAAGCAGTGACgaggaagaagataaaaaggaaaaagttcgTGAGCTAAATTCATCATCTGAATCAAATGATGAAATTCATACTAAGAGTAATAGAACTGGTGGCAGGATACAAAGTGCCAGTCGCAGAAAACATCGAACTAAATATCGAGATTCATCTAATTCTGATACACCAGATTCTGAGGATGAACCTTCTATTAAAAGAGATCTTGAAATTGATGTATGTAtgcaagaagagaaaataagtACAGAGGATTCCCACGAACAGAAAGATCATACTGAGTCACCAAAAGtaaggaataattttttattaaataacatgGAAATGGAAATAGAACATTGTGAAGCAAATAAACAGAAGTTAGACAATCTGGTTGATAAATCGGAATATACTGTATCGGCAACAACTCAATTGGTGACTTACAAACCAgtgaaagtaaatttaaaaagatcatT ttCTTCGAGAATGTTAACAGAAAAGAATgatgttaaaaaagaagatactGATGCAAATGCAAATAATGAAGCAAGTGCTCCAAATAAG GAAAATCACGACAGCACCGAACCAGATTCCAAATGTATTCCAAGAAAGCGTCGATGGGGTACTGCATTATCTACTGACACCGCACCttcgttttcaatttctacGGATTCActtaaa GCGTTGGTGCCAGGAGCAAGACCATTGTCGATAAATGAGGTTCGTCTTTCAAAAGATGACGATGAAGACAGGGATCGTTATCGAGTTAGCGAAAAGTGGCACAATTCTAATGAAGgaataaacgataataaatccGGTGACGAAAACATCATGCAAAAGAATGGTGCAACAAAAAAGGGAGACCCAAAAATAGATAATCATATAG CAAGACGTAAGATATCGATTGTTAAAGAAGTGCCACATGTGAAATCTCCAAGTCCACCTGCTACAAAGCCCACAAATATCCTTCTGATCAAAAACTTGGTTCGTCCGTTCACTTTGAATCAAATTAAAGAACTTCTGTCGCGTACTGGCACAATTGTCGAAAATGGATTTTGGATGGATCGAATTAAATCCAAGTGTTTTGTAGAG TATGCTAACGAAGACCAGGCATTTGAGACGAGGCAAGCGTTACATGGTATATCCTGGCCAGTTTCAAACCCAAAGAGGCTTCATGTTGAGTATGCAACCAAAGATGACATGGAATTAGCACGCGAATTATCAAAGGATCAGTCCATCCCAAGAAAAACCGAACCTCTCGTACCGTCCGATTCATGGCAGCAGGATTGGAATcgcgaagaaagaacgaataCAAAg GTGATGGTAGTTCGAGAATGGGATCTTGGTAAAGAAGATGGACAGCAgcatataaaagaaaaagaacgtgaaaagaaagaacatgATAAAAAGAGGCGTCAGAGGAGTCGGAGTCCTGCAGTGGAAGCACACCTTCCAGCTCCAGctcgtaaatttaaaaagaaagaagatgagCCACCACCGGCTAAGCTTTTAGATGATCTCTTTAGAAAAACGAAAGCAACGCCATGCATATACTGGTTACCACTCACAAATGAACAG ATAgtcgtaaaagaagaaatgagaaGGCAACACATGGCAGAACATGCACGCAGATTAGAAGAGATGAGACGCGCTGAAAGAAACAACAGGGACGGTCGTCGCCGTCGCAGCCCAAGAAAATAG